One stretch of Thalassovita sp. DNA includes these proteins:
- a CDS encoding HAMP domain-containing sensor histidine kinase, producing MLNSLSGRFLILTIIFVMLAEILIFVPSIARFREDYLLSRLERAQIASLALLADDMISPDLEEELLRNAEVFNVVLRRDEARQLILSAPMPQQISDSFDLRGATAFQLIRDAMARLFDPDPKVIRVIGNPVREAGLLIEVTMETSELRDAMIDYGLRILILSAVISVVTAFLLFLAVQALLVRPIKGVVRHMQAYARDPEDARRIIKPESGLRELREAEEALETMQVQLTGSLKQKERLAQLGGAVAKVSHDLRNMLTSAQLFTDRIEMSQDPGVKRMAPKLVNSITRAVHLCEATLAFGKAEEPAPRLERVVLADLVSDVIDSERLSAGEHDLSFAEDIPSTLQIRADSEQIYRVLANLVRNARQAVMQSGEGGEISVAAQEHEDHWVILVSDTGPGLPKKALDNLFRPFQGGVSKGGTGLGLAIAQELIRGHGGQLRLKKTGESGTVFEIDLPKGDLELAIEPEFDNGEVATH from the coding sequence ATGCTGAATTCGCTGTCCGGCCGGTTTCTGATCCTGACTATCATTTTTGTGATGCTGGCAGAGATCCTGATCTTCGTGCCGTCGATCGCGCGTTTCCGCGAAGATTATCTGTTGTCACGTCTGGAACGGGCGCAGATCGCCTCGCTCGCGCTGCTGGCGGATGACATGATCTCCCCCGATCTGGAGGAGGAGCTGCTGCGCAACGCGGAAGTCTTCAACGTTGTTCTGCGCCGCGATGAGGCGCGGCAGTTGATTCTGTCCGCTCCGATGCCGCAGCAGATCTCGGACAGTTTTGACCTGCGCGGCGCAACCGCCTTTCAATTGATCCGTGATGCAATGGCGCGGTTGTTTGATCCTGATCCCAAGGTGATCCGGGTGATCGGCAACCCGGTGCGTGAGGCCGGGCTGCTGATTGAGGTCACGATGGAAACCAGCGAGTTGCGCGATGCGATGATCGATTACGGCCTGCGGATCCTGATCCTTTCGGCGGTGATCTCGGTTGTGACTGCGTTCCTGCTGTTCCTTGCGGTGCAGGCCCTCCTGGTGCGGCCGATCAAAGGTGTGGTGCGCCACATGCAGGCCTATGCCCGCGATCCCGAGGATGCCCGCCGCATCATCAAACCCGAATCTGGCCTGCGAGAACTGCGCGAAGCCGAAGAAGCGCTGGAAACCATGCAGGTGCAGCTGACCGGATCCCTGAAACAGAAGGAACGTCTGGCGCAGCTGGGCGGTGCAGTGGCCAAGGTCAGCCATGACCTGCGCAACATGCTGACCTCCGCCCAGCTGTTTACCGACCGGATTGAAATGTCGCAGGATCCCGGTGTGAAACGCATGGCGCCGAAACTGGTCAACTCCATCACCCGCGCGGTGCACCTGTGTGAGGCAACCCTGGCCTTTGGCAAGGCAGAAGAGCCGGCGCCGCGATTGGAACGGGTGGTTCTGGCCGATCTGGTCAGCGATGTGATTGACAGCGAACGCCTGTCCGCTGGGGAACATGACCTCAGTTTTGCCGAAGACATCCCCTCCACCCTGCAGATCCGCGCGGACAGCGAACAGATTTACCGGGTGCTGGCTAATCTGGTGCGCAACGCCCGTCAGGCGGTGATGCAGTCCGGCGAAGGAGGGGAGATCAGCGTCGCAGCCCAAGAACATGAGGATCATTGGGTGATTCTGGTCAGCGACACAGGGCCGGGTTTGCCGAAAAAGGCGCTGGATAACCTGTTCCGTCCCTTCCAAGGCGGGGTGAGTAAAGGCGGCACGGGCCTTGGTCTGGCCATCGCGCAGGAGCTGATCCGCGGTCATGGCGGCCAGCTGCGCCTTAAGAAGACCGGTGAGTCGGGGACGGTGTTTGAAATCGACCTGCCCAAGGGGGATCTGGAACTGGCGATTGAGCCGGAGTTCGACAATGGTGAGGTGGCAACACACTGA
- a CDS encoding dihydrolipoyl dehydrogenase family protein — protein sequence MAEIKTDLLVIGAGSGGLSVAAGASQMGADVTLLEGHKMGGDCLNYGCVPSKALLAAGHAAHAMGAGAAMGITPVAPEIDYAAAKDHVMQVIDQIAPVDSQERFEGFGVRVIREFGRFIAPREVQAGEDIISARRIVIATGSSPLVPPIKGLQDVPFFTNETLFELCEKPAHLIIIGGGPIGMEMAQAHVRLGCKVTVIEAMQALGKDDPELAAIALENLRAEGVEILEDAPAQEIVGQAGNIAVETPKGRVQGTHLLMAVGRKPNIDALDLNKGGIAHTGKGITVDESLRTSDRKVFAIGDVAGGMQFTHVAGYHAGLIIRQALFGLPAKEMTAHIPWATYTDPEIAQVGLTEEQARQIHGDKLEVARFEYAHNDRAIATRRTTGLIKVMVVKGRPVGASIVGHQAGELIATWSLAIVNKVKMSGISAMIAPYPTIAEVNKRAAGAYFSPKLFDNLRVKKVVRLVQRYLP from the coding sequence ATGGCTGAGATTAAGACGGATCTGCTGGTCATCGGGGCCGGCTCTGGTGGCTTGTCTGTTGCGGCGGGGGCCTCGCAGATGGGGGCCGATGTGACCCTGCTGGAAGGCCACAAGATGGGCGGTGACTGCCTGAACTATGGCTGTGTCCCCTCCAAGGCGTTGCTGGCCGCGGGCCATGCGGCCCATGCGATGGGCGCAGGGGCTGCAATGGGAATCACCCCGGTCGCGCCTGAGATCGACTATGCCGCCGCCAAAGATCACGTGATGCAGGTGATCGACCAAATCGCCCCGGTCGACAGCCAGGAACGGTTCGAAGGGTTCGGCGTGCGTGTGATCCGCGAGTTTGGCCGGTTCATCGCGCCGCGCGAGGTGCAGGCGGGTGAGGATATCATCTCCGCGCGCCGCATTGTGATCGCCACCGGATCATCCCCCCTGGTGCCGCCGATCAAGGGCCTGCAGGATGTGCCGTTCTTCACCAATGAAACGCTGTTTGAGCTGTGCGAAAAGCCCGCTCATCTGATCATCATTGGTGGTGGCCCCATCGGTATGGAAATGGCGCAGGCCCACGTCCGGCTGGGCTGCAAAGTCACCGTCATCGAGGCGATGCAGGCGCTTGGCAAAGACGATCCCGAACTGGCCGCCATTGCGCTGGAAAACCTGCGCGCCGAAGGGGTGGAGATTCTGGAAGACGCACCGGCGCAGGAAATTGTGGGGCAGGCGGGCAATATCGCTGTGGAAACCCCCAAGGGCCGGGTGCAGGGCACGCATCTGCTGATGGCCGTGGGGCGCAAACCCAACATCGACGCGCTGGATCTGAACAAAGGCGGTATTGCCCACACCGGTAAAGGCATCACCGTGGACGAGAGTCTGCGCACCTCAGATCGCAAGGTGTTTGCCATCGGCGATGTAGCGGGGGGCATGCAGTTCACCCATGTGGCCGGCTACCACGCCGGGCTGATTATCCGTCAGGCGCTCTTCGGGCTGCCCGCCAAAGAAATGACCGCCCATATCCCCTGGGCCACCTACACCGATCCCGAGATTGCACAGGTGGGCCTGACCGAGGAACAGGCGCGCCAGATCCATGGCGACAAGCTAGAGGTGGCGCGCTTTGAATACGCCCACAATGACCGCGCCATAGCGACGCGGCGGACCACCGGGTTGATCAAGGTGATGGTGGTCAAAGGACGGCCGGTGGGCGCCTCTATTGTGGGGCATCAGGCAGGGGAGTTGATCGCGACCTGGTCTCTTGCCATTGTGAACAAAGTGAAAATGTCGGGGATAAGTGCAATGATTGCGCCCTATCCGACGATTGCAGAGGTTAACAAGCGGGCCGCGGGTGCCTATTTCTCACCGAAACTGTTTGATAACCTTCGTGTGAAAAAGGTAGTGCGGCTGGTGCAGCGCTACCTGCCATGA
- a CDS encoding TVP38/TMEM64 family protein, protein MRYLPLAVIATAAVLGGIYLRDVFSFEALASNRQMLIEFRDAYYLLSAVVFIALYVGIVAFSLPGALIATLTGGFLFGVFPGALFNVTAATLGASAIFLAARWGLGERLAAKMDAGHGAVKKIKEGIDENQWSMLFLIRLVPAVPFFVANLVPALVGVPLNRFMISTFLGIIPGGLVFTSVGAGLGEVFARGETPDLAVIFEPAILLPILGLCALAALPIVIKALRGQKGL, encoded by the coding sequence ATGCGCTACCTGCCTTTGGCAGTGATCGCGACGGCAGCGGTACTGGGCGGGATCTATCTGCGTGATGTCTTCAGCTTTGAGGCGCTGGCGTCGAACCGGCAGATGCTGATCGAGTTCCGCGATGCCTACTATCTGCTGAGCGCTGTGGTGTTCATCGCGCTTTATGTGGGGATCGTCGCCTTTTCATTGCCCGGGGCGCTGATTGCCACGCTGACCGGTGGCTTCCTGTTTGGTGTCTTCCCCGGCGCCCTGTTCAACGTCACGGCGGCAACGCTGGGGGCTTCGGCCATATTCCTGGCGGCGCGTTGGGGCCTGGGCGAACGGCTGGCTGCTAAGATGGATGCGGGCCATGGCGCCGTGAAGAAGATCAAAGAGGGCATTGATGAAAACCAATGGTCGATGCTGTTTCTGATCCGTCTGGTGCCGGCGGTGCCCTTCTTTGTGGCCAATCTGGTGCCCGCGCTTGTTGGCGTGCCGCTCAACCGCTTCATGATCTCAACCTTTTTGGGCATCATCCCCGGTGGCTTGGTCTTTACCTCGGTTGGGGCCGGATTGGGCGAAGTGTTTGCGCGCGGCGAAACACCAGACTTGGCGGTGATCTTTGAACCGGCCATTCTGCTGCCTATCCTTGGGCTTTGTGCGCTGGCTGCACTGCCGATCGTCATCAAGGCCCTGCGCGGCCAGAAAGGGCTCTGA